TTCGGCTCGAAGGTGCGGTCGGCGGCCATGACGGCGCGCAGGGCGCGGTCGAGCGCGCTGCCTTCCGGCACCGGTTCGCCGGTCTCTCCGACGGGCTCGGGCCCGGACCCCGGAGCGCCGCGCGGGGGCATCGGGATGACGTTGTCACGATCGCCGACCTCGGGACGATCGCGGCCCTGATAGGGATCGACCGGCGGACGCTCGCTGCCGGTCTTGCGGCCGAGCACGCTCCTCAGCCGCAAAAATACGACCACCGCGAGCACGAGGAATATGATGTTGTAGAAGTCGAGTATTTGACCCATCGTCTCCCGGACCTCGCTCGCGGCGGCGGCCATGGAGCGGTCGCGTCGCGTCGTCTGTTATGTAGTCTATCCCGAAGCGGGATCCAGACGGAAGCGCAACAGGATCGACGCGTCGGCGCGCACATCCGGCGACGGCTCTTCCCTGATGACGCCGCAATCCCCATGTGGATCTGCGCCCGCCGTCGACGGATGCCGTATCGGACATCGGGACATGACAGAGGATCCGCCGCAATGCCCGCCGGGCTCATCCTGCTTCTGGCCTTCCTGGCCTGGCCGTTTCTGGAGATCGCCGCCTTCATCGCGGTCGGGCGCGAGATCGGCATCCTGCCGACACTGGCGACCATCGTCGGCACTTCGTTTCTCGGCGCCGTTCTTCTGAAGCAGCAAGGCATGGCGGCGCTGATGGCGATCCGTCGGGAGATGCGGCACGGCGAACTGCCGCCGCAGGCGATCGGCCATGCCGCGCTGATCGGGCTGGGCGGCCTCCTGTTGCTGCTGCCCGGCTTCGTCAGCGACATCTTCGGCATCCTCCTGTTCCTGCCGCCGATCCGCTCCCTGATCCTGGCCGCCCTCGCCCGCAACGCCACCATCGTGGTCGTGCGCGGGCGCCGATCCGGCGTCGGCCGCACGGTGGTCGATCTCGACCCGGAGGAATGGCACGAGACGACCCCACCCGCGTCGCGGCCCCACCCGACCGCGCAGCCCGACCCGACCGCGCGGCCGCGGATCACCGGGCCCGACGAGGATGGGCGCCGGCCGTAACGGCACGGCGTCTTTCCGGCAGCAAAGCCCCGTCCTTGTGACGGCGGGTGCAACGTGCTAGCGGAATTGCGCCTTTCGGGGCGTGCGACCGTCGACAGCCGGTCCGGCCCACCAATCGAGGACCACGGATCATCATGAGCATGGACGACGGCAACGGCACCAGCATGGGCCCCGGCGAAGGCGCCGCCCCCTCGGTCAACGTGCTGGCCCAATATGTGAAGGATTTCTCGTTCGAGAATCCGAACGCGCCCCAGTCGCTGCAGCCGCGTGAAGCCGGGCCGCAGCTCAACATCAACGTGAATGTCGGCGCCCGCCCGCTCTCGGCGACCGAGTTCGAAGTCGACCTTTCGCTGCAGGCCCGTGCGGGCCAGGGCGCGGAAGTGATCTTCGCGGTCGAGCTGGTCTATTCCGGCCTGTTCCGCATCACCAACGTGCCGGAGGAGCATCTGCACCCCTTCGTGCTGATCGAGTGCCCGCGGCTGCTGTTCCCGTTCGCGCGCCAGATCGTCGCGGACGCGACCCGCAACGGCGGCTTCCCCCCGCTGATGATCGACCCGATCGACTTCGTCGCGCTCTATCAGCAGAATCTGGCGCAGGCCCAGGCCGGCCAGCCGAACTGATCCTTGCCCGATCAACACCCGGTCGGATTGGGGGCCGTCCTTCGGGGCGGCCCTTTCGTTTGCGTGCGGCGCCCCGCCGACGTCATCCGGCCGCGGCCGTCGGTGCCGGGTCTTCGGCCTCGTATTTCTTCCAGACCGACTGCTCGCCGAGCTTGGCGACAAAAGCCTGATGGGCCGCCAGTTCCTCCGCGGTCAGGCGCGGCGGCAGCGGCTCGGGGCGTGGGCCGGCGCGGCGCCGTGCGACGAAGCCGCCGCGACCGTTGCCGCCGTCGGATGCCGACAGGCCGAGGGCGGCCTGCTTGCCGCCGATCAGCTCGATATAGACCTCGGCGAGCAGTTCGGAATCGAGCAGGGCGCCGTGCTTGGTCCGGCGGCTGTTGTCGATGCCGTAGCGCGAGCAGAGCGCGTCGAGCGAGTTCGGCCCGGCCGGATGGCGGCGCTTGGCCAGCGCCAGGGTATCGAGGACCAGTTCCGGCGGCACCGGCGGCATGCGCAGCCGGGCGAACTCGGCATTGATGAAGCCGATGTCGAAGGAGGCGTTGTGGATGACCAGCCGCGCATCGCGGATGAAGGTCGCAAAATCCTCGGCGACGGCCGCGAAGACCGGCTTGTCCTTCAGGAACTCGTCGGACAGCCCGTGCACGTCGAAGGCCGCCTTGGGCATCGACCGCTCGGGGTTGATGTAGACATGGTAGCTCTGGCCGGTCGGAATATGGTTGACCAGTTCGACGCCGCCGATCTCGACGATCCGGTCGCCGGTGCGCGGGTCGAGCCCGGTGGTTTCCGTGTCGAGTACGATCTCACGCATGCTGGGTCATCCCGGTCGAAGCGAGACGGAATCGAATCACTCGGCCCCCTTTGTGGCAAGGGGCCGCCGGCCGGTTGTCCCCGACGACATCTGCGCCAGGACGCGCAGAAGGCCATCGACCTGGATTTCGGCCGCCGCGAGCCCGCGGCCGGTGTCGATGACGAAATGCGCCCGCCGCCGCTTCTCCGCATCCGGCACCTGGCGCGCCAGGATGGCGTCGAGCTTGGCCTGCGTCATGCCCGGGCGGGCCATCACGCGGGCGCGCTGCACGGCCGCATCGGCCGAGACGACCGCAACGGCATGGACGCGCGCCGCGCCGCCGGTCTCGAACAGGAGCGGCACGTCGAGCACGACGACCGGCCGGCCGCCCCGGCGCGCCGCGTCCAGGAAGGCCGTCTCCTCGGCCCGGACCAGCGGATGCACGATGGCCTCCAGGCGCCGGATCTCATCGGGACGACCGAGCACGCGCGCCGACAACAGATCGCGGTCGACGACGCCGTCCCGAGAGGTGCCCGGAAAGGCCGCCTCGATCGGAGCGACGGCGGCACCGCGATAGAGCCGGTGCACGGTCGCGTCGGCCTCATGCACCGGGATACCGCGGGCCATGAACATGGCGGCGGTGGTCGATTTGCCCATGCCGATGGAGCCGGTCAGGCCGAGGACGATCATAGTGCGCGGCCCTCGATATCGGCGACGATCCGCGCCCTGAGGCCGGCATCGACGGACGGCCGGAGCCCGAACCAGCGCTCGAAGCCGGGCACGGCCTGATGCAGCAGCATGCCGAGCCCGTCGACGGTGCGGAGCCCCCAGGAGGTGGCCAGATCCAAGAGATCGGTCACCAGCGGAACGTAGACGATGTCGGTGATCAGCGCATCGCCGCGCGCGCCGCGCAGATCGAGGCCGATGTCGCCGATGCCCTTCATGCCGAGCGAGGTGGTGTTGACCAGGATGCGGGCGTCCCAGAGTAGGGCCTGGCGCGCCTCCCACGGATAGGCCTCGCTGCCGCCGCCGAAGGTGCGGACGAGGTCCTCGGCCCTGGCGACATTGCGGTTGGCGATCTTGGGCCGGAAGCCGCGCTGGATCAGCGCCCAGACGACCGCCCGGGCCGCGCCGCCGGCGCCCAGCACAAGGGCAGGGCCGGGCTCTTTGTCCCATCCGGGTGCCGTCTCGTCGAGATTGGCCAGAAAGCCCAGGGCATCCGTGTTCGTGCCGTAGAGCTTTCCACCGTCGACCCACAACGTATTCACAGCCCCGATGGCGCGCGCGACCGGCTCGACCTCGTCGCAGGCGGCCAAGGCGGCCTCCTTGTGTGGCACGGTGACGTTGCCGCCGGCATAGCCGCTTTCTGGGAAGCGCTCGAGGAAAGCATGAATCTCGTTCGGCGCGACGGCGACGCGCTCGTAGGTGCCGTCGAGACCGGTGCGGTCGAGCCAGTAGCCGTGGATCAGCGGCGAGCGGGCGTGATCGACCGGCCAGCCGATGACGCAGGCGCGGGCGCCGAACCGTCCGGCGGCAGGCGGGGAGACGGCAGGGGCCGTAACCGCGGTCATGGATCGATCAGGCCCCGGGCTCTGAGTTCGGCGAGGAGCGGCAGCATCGGCAGCCCCAGGATGGTGAAATAGTCGCCTTCGATCCGATCGAACAGCCGGATGCCGAGCCCTTCAAGCTGGTAGCAGCCGACGCTGCCCAGCACCGCATCACCGGTCGCATCGAGATAGGCACCGATCGAATCCGCCGAGAGCGGCCGGACCGTCAGGCTGGCCGAGGACAGGTGCCGCCAGACCACGCTGCCGTCGACGGCCAGCGACAGGGCGGCATGGAGCTGATGGGTCCGCCCGGCGAGGCGCGCAAGCTGGGCTTCGGCACCGGCGCGGTCATCGGCCTTGACGAAGAGCTCCGGCCCGAGCCCGAGCGTCTGGTCGGCGCCGAGCACCAGGTCGCCCGGACGGCGGCGCGAGACGGCCAGTGCCTTGGCGTCGGCGAGATGGCTGGCGATCGTTGCCGGATCGGCCCCGCTTAGCAGCAGCGGGGCCTCAACGTCGCGTTCGTCGATGCCGGCGCCTTCGACATCGAAGGCGATGCTGGCGCGGGTCAGCAACTCGATGCGGGTTGCGCTCTTGGAGGCGAGGACGAGGCCCATGCCGGTCACGCGAGCGGCCCCTTGCGGTCGCGCTGGAGCGCGATGATGCCGGCTGCGGTCTCCTCGATCGAGCGGCGGGTCACGTCGATCAGCGGCCAGCCGTTGTCGGCACAGAGCCGGCGCATCTGGGCGATCTCCTGGGCGATGGCCTGGCGATCGACATAGCTGGTGTCGAAGGCCCGGCTTCCGAGCGAGAGGACCCGGTTCTCGCGGATCTGGGCGATCCGCTCGGGGCTCGCCACCAGACCGACGATCAGCGGCCGCGTCGCGGCGAAGACCGATTCCGGGATCGGAACCCCGGGGACGAAGGGGATGTTGGCCACCTTCACGCCGCGATTGGCCAGGTAGATCGAAGTTGGCGTCTTGGAGGTGCGCGAAACGCCGATCACGACGACATCGGCGTCGTCGGCATCCTCGGCCAGCTGCCCGTCGTCATGGACCAGGGTGAAGTTGAGCGCGTCGATGCGTCGGAAATAGGAGGCGTCGAGCTCGTGCTGGGCACCGGCCTTGTAGGTCTGGGCGACGTTCAGATAGGTCCGGAACACATCATGGACCGGCGACAGGACCGACACGCAGGGCGCACCCTGATCGCGACAGAAGCGCTCCAGCCGCTGAGCCAGTTCGGCATTGACCAGCGTATAAAGGACGATGCCCGGCGAGGCCTCGATCTCGATCAGGGCGCGGTCGAGCTGGCGGTCGTTGCGCACAAGCGGATGGACATGCTCGATCGCCTCGATGGAATCGTATTGGGCGGCGGCCGCCCGGGCGACGGTGATCAGGGTCTCGCCGGTGGAATCCGAAACCAGATGGAGATGGAAATAGTTGGTCACCTTCTGCACGGAGTTTTCCCCAGCCTTCGGCCGATCCGTGGAAAACCCGGCCGGATCGCGTGTCGACCGGCCAGTCATACCCCTCGGGCAAAAACGATCAACAGGGACCTTCGCCGGAGAGAGTGCGAAGCCGGCTTTTCCCGATCGTTGGGCAAGGGGCCCGAACCGAGACGGTCATGGACTCCCTATCCACAGCGGGCTGTCTCCGCTGACGGTCGTTAATGCCTTGTTTACCGCGGTAAACGAATGGTTAACGCCGGAGCCGTGGATAAATCTACCGCGCCGCAGCACCCCTCGGCAACGCCCTGTGGCGTTTCACGTGAGTCATTGTGGAGGACCGCCGATCCCGGTAATTCAGGATCAAAGAGTCAAAACAATCACTTCGTGAATCGAAGGGTAGAAGGGGAAGGCTGTGGATCAGGACGCGAGCCGGAAAGAGCGCAAGCTGATACGGGTGCTCGACGGCGAGACCGTCTTCCCCCCGCCGATCTGGGTGATGCGGCAGGCGGGCCGGTATCTGCCCGAGTACCGGGCGACTCGGGCCGAAGCCGGCGGGTTCCTGGACCTCTGCTATTCCCCGAAGATGGCGACCGAGGTGACCCTGCAGCCGATCCGGCGCTACGGCTTCGATGCGGCGATCCTGTTCTCCGACATCCTGGTCATCCCGGATGCGCTGGGTCAGCCCGTGCGCTTCGTGGAAGGCGAGGGGCCGCGGCTCGATCCGCTCGATCTCGCCGAGGTCGGCCGGCTCGATCCGAGCCGGGTGCTCGACCATCTGGCACCGGTCTTCGAGGCGGTCGAGCGCATTCGCGCCGGCCTACCCGGCGAGACGACCCTGCTCGGCTTCTGCGGGGCACCCTGGACGGTCGCCACCTACATGATCGCCGGACGCGGCACGCCCGACCAGGCGCCCGCCCGCCGTGCCGCGTTGAGCGATCCAGACGGCTTCGCCCGCCTGATCGACATCCTGGTCGAAGCCTCGATTGCCTATCTGGCCCGGCAGATGGCCAGCGGCGCCGATGCCGTCCAGATCTTCGACACCTGGGCCGGGGTGCTCGACGAGGCCGAGTTCGATCGCTGGGTGGTCGAGCCGACCCGGCGCATCGTCGCCGGCCTGCGTGCCCGCGTGCCGGGTGCCAGGGTGATCGGTTTCCCGAAGGGGGCTGCGGCGGCGCTGCCCGATTTCGCCGCGCGGACCGGCGTCAACGCGGTCGGGCTGGATTGGACCGTGCCGCTCGGCTACGCCCGCGACATGCTGCAGCCGCGCATCGCCGTACAGGGCAATCTCGATCCGCTCAGGGTCATCATGGGCGGCAGGACACTCGACGAGGGCGTCGATCGGATTCTGGAGACGCTCGGCGGCGGGCGGTTGATCTTCAATCTCGGCCATGGCATCACGCCGGACGCCGATCCGGCCATGGTCGGTCGGCTGGTCGAACGCGTCCGGGCGGCGCAGAGGTGAGCCGATGAACTCCGCCTATCGGCCACGCGCCGCTTCGCCGGCCGTCCGCGCCGCCATCGCCATCGCGGTGACCGTCGCGATCCTCGCCGCCGTGATCGCCACGACGCCGGGGCAGGCCTATCTGTGGATCAAGTCGCTGCATGTGGTTGCGATCATCTCGTGGATGGCCGGCATGCTCTATCTGCCGCGCCTGTTCGTGAACCATTGCAGCGTCGCGGTCGGCTCGCCGGAATCGGTCCTGCTGAAGGGCATGGAGCAGCGCCTGCTGCGCATCATCCTCAATCCGGCCATGATCATCGCCTGGGTGACCGGGCTGTGGATGGCCTGGTCGGTGTTCGGCTTCCACGGCGGCTGGCTGCACGGCAAGCTCGCCCTCGTGCTGGTGCTCTCGGGCGTGCATGGCCATCTCTCGGCCTCGGTCAGGGCCTTCGCGGAGGACCGCAACCGCTACAGCGAACGGACCTGGCGTGTTCTCAACGAGGTGCCGGCGCTCCTGATGATCGGCATCGTCGTCCTGGTCATCGTCAAGCCGTTCTGACCACCCGATCCTGAGCCGCAGGACCCGTTTCGACGGCCGGGCGGGGTCCGGATCCGGCCGGATGCTTTTCCTCGGCGTGGGGGGCTTGTTCGAATCCTCGCGCCGGACTAAATTCTCTCCGCCCAGCCCACGCGGACGGAGCGTGGCGCGCCTTGCGCCGCCCCGGCGGACCCCTCAGGATCATCATCCGATCGGGTCGTCCATCGACCGGATATCGCCCCGCCCGCCTTTTCCCGTCCGCATCCGCGTACTCGTCCCGCTTCCGCGTCCGCCCATAACCGACCGGAACGTCAGACGAGCGGACCTGCTTTCCGAAACGATCGGTCGCAATGCTCACCGCCCCCGAAAGACTCCCGCCGATGCAGCAGTTGAAGCTTCAGGATCTTAAATCGAAGTCGCCGACCGAGCTTCTTGCCTTTGCCGAGGAGCTCGAAGTCGAAAACGCCAGCACCATGCGCAAGCAGGAGCTGATGTTCGCAATCCTGAAGCAACTGGCCGCCCAGGAAGTCGAGATCATCGGCGAAGGCGTCGTCGAAGTCCTGCTGGATGGCTTCGGCTTTCTACGGTCGCCTGATGCGAACTACCTGCCGGGTCCCGACGACATCTA
This region of Prosthecodimorpha staleyi genomic DNA includes:
- a CDS encoding shikimate dehydrogenase encodes the protein MTAVTAPAVSPPAAGRFGARACVIGWPVDHARSPLIHGYWLDRTGLDGTYERVAVAPNEIHAFLERFPESGYAGGNVTVPHKEAALAACDEVEPVARAIGAVNTLWVDGGKLYGTNTDALGFLANLDETAPGWDKEPGPALVLGAGGAARAVVWALIQRGFRPKIANRNVARAEDLVRTFGGGSEAYPWEARQALLWDARILVNTTSLGMKGIGDIGLDLRGARGDALITDIVYVPLVTDLLDLATSWGLRTVDGLGMLLHQAVPGFERWFGLRPSVDAGLRARIVADIEGRAL
- a CDS encoding pyruvate, water dikinase regulatory protein, which encodes MQKVTNYFHLHLVSDSTGETLITVARAAAAQYDSIEAIEHVHPLVRNDRQLDRALIEIEASPGIVLYTLVNAELAQRLERFCRDQGAPCVSVLSPVHDVFRTYLNVAQTYKAGAQHELDASYFRRIDALNFTLVHDDGQLAEDADDADVVVIGVSRTSKTPTSIYLANRGVKVANIPFVPGVPIPESVFAATRPLIVGLVASPERIAQIRENRVLSLGSRAFDTSYVDRQAIAQEIAQMRRLCADNGWPLIDVTRRSIEETAAGIIALQRDRKGPLA
- the dnaQ gene encoding DNA polymerase III subunit epsilon, whose product is MREIVLDTETTGLDPRTGDRIVEIGGVELVNHIPTGQSYHVYINPERSMPKAAFDVHGLSDEFLKDKPVFAAVAEDFATFIRDARLVIHNASFDIGFINAEFARLRMPPVPPELVLDTLALAKRRHPAGPNSLDALCSRYGIDNSRRTKHGALLDSELLAEVYIELIGGKQAALGLSASDGGNGRGGFVARRRAGPRPEPLPPRLTAEELAAHQAFVAKLGEQSVWKKYEAEDPAPTAAAG
- a CDS encoding Maf family protein; amino-acid sequence: MGLVLASKSATRIELLTRASIAFDVEGAGIDERDVEAPLLLSGADPATIASHLADAKALAVSRRRPGDLVLGADQTLGLGPELFVKADDRAGAEAQLARLAGRTHQLHAALSLAVDGSVVWRHLSSASLTVRPLSADSIGAYLDATGDAVLGSVGCYQLEGLGIRLFDRIEGDYFTILGLPMLPLLAELRARGLIDP
- a CDS encoding FxsA family protein encodes the protein MPAGLILLLAFLAWPFLEIAAFIAVGREIGILPTLATIVGTSFLGAVLLKQQGMAALMAIRREMRHGELPPQAIGHAALIGLGGLLLLLPGFVSDIFGILLFLPPIRSLILAALARNATIVVVRGRRSGVGRTVVDLDPEEWHETTPPASRPHPTAQPDPTARPRITGPDEDGRRP
- the coaE gene encoding dephospho-CoA kinase (Dephospho-CoA kinase (CoaE) performs the final step in coenzyme A biosynthesis.), with the translated sequence MIVLGLTGSIGMGKSTTAAMFMARGIPVHEADATVHRLYRGAAVAPIEAAFPGTSRDGVVDRDLLSARVLGRPDEIRRLEAIVHPLVRAEETAFLDAARRGGRPVVVLDVPLLFETGGAARVHAVAVVSADAAVQRARVMARPGMTQAKLDAILARQVPDAEKRRRAHFVIDTGRGLAAAEIQVDGLLRVLAQMSSGTTGRRPLATKGAE
- the secB gene encoding protein-export chaperone SecB; this translates as MDDGNGTSMGPGEGAAPSVNVLAQYVKDFSFENPNAPQSLQPREAGPQLNINVNVGARPLSATEFEVDLSLQARAGQGAEVIFAVELVYSGLFRITNVPEEHLHPFVLIECPRLLFPFARQIVADATRNGGFPPLMIDPIDFVALYQQNLAQAQAGQPN
- the hemJ gene encoding protoporphyrinogen oxidase HemJ gives rise to the protein MNSAYRPRAASPAVRAAIAIAVTVAILAAVIATTPGQAYLWIKSLHVVAIISWMAGMLYLPRLFVNHCSVAVGSPESVLLKGMEQRLLRIILNPAMIIAWVTGLWMAWSVFGFHGGWLHGKLALVLVLSGVHGHLSASVRAFAEDRNRYSERTWRVLNEVPALLMIGIVVLVIVKPF
- the hemE gene encoding uroporphyrinogen decarboxylase, with protein sequence MDQDASRKERKLIRVLDGETVFPPPIWVMRQAGRYLPEYRATRAEAGGFLDLCYSPKMATEVTLQPIRRYGFDAAILFSDILVIPDALGQPVRFVEGEGPRLDPLDLAEVGRLDPSRVLDHLAPVFEAVERIRAGLPGETTLLGFCGAPWTVATYMIAGRGTPDQAPARRAALSDPDGFARLIDILVEASIAYLARQMASGADAVQIFDTWAGVLDEAEFDRWVVEPTRRIVAGLRARVPGARVIGFPKGAAAALPDFAARTGVNAVGLDWTVPLGYARDMLQPRIAVQGNLDPLRVIMGGRTLDEGVDRILETLGGGRLIFNLGHGITPDADPAMVGRLVERVRAAQR